In Toxotes jaculatrix isolate fToxJac2 chromosome 11, fToxJac2.pri, whole genome shotgun sequence, a single genomic region encodes these proteins:
- the cep170aa gene encoding centrosomal protein of 170 kDa isoform X6, with protein MSVTSWFLVSSGGTRHRLPREMIFVGRDDCELMLQSRSVDKQHAVINYEAGTDEHKVKDLGSLNGTFVNDVRIQEQMYITLKMEDKLRFGYDTNLFTVVRGELTVPEEALKHEKFTSGLQLSKKPSNGETTTTTTTSKSPTKTPTKTAKSPSGGTPRPGESRATDGVTPFKEPPGDATALPRGTPLYGQPSWWGDGDADDENSFKQETKSSTKKHDSSISDSKEARRGEKAKEDGLHASTTHDSSYFEIPTKEGHMANNGIHEIPTKDTEGSTTHTTTAQGHASFTIEFDNTSPGKVTIKDHVSKFTSEHHRSRSKKSGAGSGGAGGRDLSTLQAAMMASESKVADWLAQNDPTLVRSESTEDDSKSIKSDVPVHLKRLKGSKHEDGTQSDSENGLGLRFANRRHALEERLKAAHSHVGGGGGAGGTGGGNVTVSGTRTTGTRTAFMIEFYDEENPRKRRSYSFSQTAPLLGGGAGGEGLCPQPPSHPKVFSISTSATTASDSGKAPAPIPATVAVGAPTAARVLLKQRSEDPSISRSSASTGLATGSPTSPSEDASVVGKGAGTAGGEAEDDHSDKGTYTIELENRNPEEEEARRMIDKVFGVQQSQDSSVLSDLKREGKGKETGETGKEALPGDSSWVSQWASLAANHTRTDPEGSGAETAAFLHKERGADAFESTASLSRGESSSSLTDRKRRTLPQLPVDDPRAKSSTKALRSEIGEKQDTEPQEKENKGDGESPTLKEDSEMTSKRKQSSTSSPCKAPLRTSGSTERRKRSEERKGGGGEGGEKSGKPLVRQGSFTIEKPSANVPAELIPRINRGGSGRERSDSVGSMDTATLLKDTEAVMAFLEAKLRDENKLDQKSSKTGITTQGSGSGLPPRTDSISPESDVDTASTASHVAGEAERKAAAGGVQKRRSLSSMHREKSNMSTASKTSVTNASARERLERKTKTRTVDATSRTDARRSVQPSSASSRARQPSLDLTDDDQTSSFPISDILSSDQETYSGPLGHSALGRGLDDALHSKLDSRSAKTSTSGSAKTSRTLQAATTSSLNKQASLPQPRPTRASLLRRARLGDTSDTDLADADRVSVASEVSTTSSTSKPPSGRKGMSRLDMLAQPRRNRLGSISARSDSECTVTRSSTSSPRLSAETALRLGLRSSTPTENRLTPRMRANSVSKLNETKTKTTTSGYCSPTVSSSSRWRRLPPEYGSTSEEEFGSNRNSPKHGGRSHVRPHHLVPHRSSRLSTTAAPGSAAVTGPGGVGFKHRMKEQEEYIRDWTAHSEEIARISQDLAKDLAILAREIHDVAGEIDSVSSSGTAPSTTVSTAATTPGSAIDTREELVDRVFDESLNFRKIPPVISTKAPEINGKPVELRPRAPDSLEPRALRRRTWNREEAVLDSLLLNSVSQLSTKIRHSVDKTAGKIRILFKDKDRNWDEIENKLRSESDIPLLKTSNKEISSILLELKRVEKQLQVINVMVDPDGTLDALASLGLTSPTTPTKPQAAKITSPCATNPGSVQPAKESLPQILPGPGGSATSARVQASSPSTEETAQEPSVGLGITGVGGLPFNRMRPSGEEAIAQK; from the exons ATGAGTGTGACCTCCTGGTTCCTGGTGAGCAGCGGGGGTACTCGCCACCGACTCCCCCGTGAAATGATCTTTGTTGGCCGGGATGACTGTGAGCTAATGCTACAG tCCCGCAGTGTGGATAAGCAGCATGCAGTCATCAACTATGAGGCTGGGACTGATGAACACAAGGTCAAGGACCTGGGCAGCCTGAACGGG ACCTTTGTAAATGATGTCCGCATCCAGGAGCAGATGTATATCACTCTGAAGATGGAGGACAAGCTGAGGTTTGGATATG ATACCAACCTATTCACGGTGGTGAGAGGAGAGCTCACTGTGCCAGAGGAGGCTCTAAAG CATGAAAAGTTCACCAGCGGCCTCCAGCTCAGCAAGAAGCCATCCAATGGTGAAACCACAACCACCACAACCACAAGCAAGTCTCCCACGAAGACCCCAACAAAAACAGCGAAGTCTCCCAGTGGTGGCACCCCAAGGCCAGGGGAGAGCAGAGCAACGGATGGGGTCACACCCTTCAAAGAGCCACCAG GGGACGCTACAGCGCTGCCTCGCGGGACGCCTCTGTACGGCCAGCCGTCTTGGTGGGGGGACGGGGATGCAGATGATGAGAACTCcttcaaacaggaaacaaagtcATCCACGAAAAAACATGACAGCTCCATTTCAG ACAGCAAAGAGGCACGTCGAGGGGAGAAGGCTAAAGAGGACGGCCTTCATGCGTCCACCACGCATGATTCCAGTTACTTTGAAATCCCTACCAAGGAGGGTCACATGGCCAATAACGGCATCCATGAGATTCCCACTAAAGACACAGAGGGCAGTACCACTCACACCACTACAG CTCAAGGTCACGCTTCCTTCACCATAGAGTTTGACAACACTTCTCCAGGGAAAGTCACCATTAAAGACCATGTGTCAAAGTTCACATCTGAACACCACAGATCTCGCTCCAAAAAGAGTGGAGCAGGAAGTGGAGGTGCAGGAGGGAGGGACTTGAGCACACTTCAGGCGGCCATGATGGCATCAGAAAGCAAAGTGGCTGATTGGCTGGCCCAGAACGACCCCACTCTAGTGCGCAGCGAGTCAACAGAGGACGACAGCAAGAGCATCAAGAGCGACGTGCCGGTCCATCTGAAACGACTGAAAG GCAGCAAGCATGAGGATGGCACCCAGAGTGACTCTGAGAATGGACTGGGCCTGCGTTTTGCCAACCGCCGCCATGCCCTCGAGGAACGTCTAAAAGCAGCGCACAGCCacgtgggaggaggaggaggagcaggaggaacaggaggtgGTAACGTAACAGTGAGCGGGACCCGAACAACCGGCACCCGCACTGCCTTCATGATCGAGTTCTACGACGAGGAAAACCCTCGCAAGCGCCGGTCGTACTCATTTTCTCAGACTGCACCCCTGCTGGGgggaggagctggtggagaggGACTGTGTCCTCAGCCTCCGTCTCACCCCAAGGTGTTCAGCATTTCCACGTCTGCTACTACAGCCTCAGATTCAG GAAAAGCCCCAGCTCCAATACCGGCTACAGTGGCTGTAGGTGCCCCTACAGCTGCCCGCGTGCTGCTCAAGCAGAGGTCTGAGGACCCAAGTATCAGTCGGAGCTCAGCCAGTACAGGGCTGGCGACAGGTAGCCCCACCAGCCCCAGCGAGGACGCCTCGGTCGTGGGGAAAGGAGCGGggacagctggaggagaggcagaggatgACCACAGTGATAAGGGGACGTACACTATCGAACTGGAGAACAGGAacccagaggaagaggaggccagGCGCATGATAGACAAG GTGTTTGGTGTTCAGCAGAGCCAAGACTCATCTGTTCTGTCTGACctgaaaagagaaggaaaaggaaaggagactggggagacagggaaagag GCTCTTCCTGGTGACTCGAGCTGGGTCTCTCAGTGGGCCAGTCTAGCTGCCAATCATACCAGGACAGACCCAGAGGGATCAGGAGCAGAGACAGCCGCCTTCCTGCACAAAGAGAGAG GAGCTGATGCGTTTGAGTCCACTGCGTCCCTCAGCAGAGGTGAATCCTCCTCCAGTCTGACAGACCGTAAGCGCAGGACCCTCCCCCAGCTCCCTGTGGATGACCCCCGGGCTAAATCCAGCACCAAAGCCCTGAGGTCTGAGATTGGGGAGAAGCAGGACACTGAACCCCAGGAAAAAGAGAACAAGGGCGACGGGGAGTCCCCAACTCTCAAGGAGGACAGTGAGATGACCAGTAAACGGAAACAAAGCTCCACTTCCTCTCCATGCAAGGCTCCTCTCCGGACCTCTGGCAGCACTGAACGGAggaagaggtcagaggagaggaaaggaggaggaggagaaggaggagagaagtcTGGGAAGCCTCTAGTGCGCCAGGGCAGCTTCACTATTGAAAAGCCCAGCGCTAATGTCCCTGCAGAGCTCATCCCACGCATCAACAGAGGTGGCAGTGGGCGCGAACGCAGTGACTCTGTGGGTAGCATGGATACTGCTACACTCCTGAAAGACACTGAAGCTGTCATGGCATTCCTGGAGGCTAAACTAAGAGATGAAAATAAACTAGACCAGAAAAGTAGTAAAACTGGCATCACCACTCAGGGTTCAGGTTCTGGCCTCCCGCCTCGGACTGACTCCATCTCTCCTGAGTCAGATGTGGACACGGCCAGCACAGCTAGTCATGTGGCTGGAGAGGCTGAAAGGAAAGCAGCCGCTGGTGGTGTACAAAAACGGCGTTCCCTCAGCAGCATGCACCGGGAGAAGAGCAACATGAGCACAGCTTCCAAGACAAGTGTCACTAATGCAAGTGCCCGAGAGCGCTTGGAGAGGAAGACTAAAACAAGAACTGTGGACGCGACAAGCCGGACCGATGCACGCCGCTCTGTTCAGCcgtcctctgcctcctccagagCACGCCAGCCTTCACTGGATCTCACTGATGACGACCAGACTTCTTCCTTCCCCATCTCTGACATCTTGTCCTCAGACCAGGAGACCTACTCTGGACCGTTGGGGCACTCAGCACTTGGACGTGGCTTAGATGATGCCCTCCATTCCAAACTCGATAGCAGGTCTGCTAAGACCTCCACCAGTGGTTCAGCTAAAACCAGCCGTACTCTCCAGGCAgccaccacctcctctctgaacAAGCAGGCCTCACTGCCTCAGCCGCGGCCCACAAGAGCCTCCCTTCTTCGCCGTGCCCGCCTTGGGGATACATCTGACACAGACCTAGCTGATGCAGACAGGGTGTCTGTGGCCTCTGAGGTTTCCACCACCAGCTCCACCTCTAAGCCGCCATCTGGTCGGAAGGGAATGTCACGACTGGACATGCTGGCTCAGCCGCGTAGGAATCGTCTGGGCTCCATCTCAGCCCGCAGTGACTCAGAGTGCACGGTGACCCGGAGCTCCACCTCTTCACCCCGCCTGTCAGCTGAGACTGCTCTGCGTCTGGGCTTGCGCTCATCAACGCCCACAGAGAACAGACTGACACCCAGGATGAGGGCCAACAGCGTGTCCAAACTGAACGAGACCAAGACTAAGACCACTACATCTGGATACTGCTCACCCACAG TGTCCAGTAGCAGCAGGTGGAGACGTCTGCCACCAGAATACGGCTCCACCTCAGAGGAAGAGTTTGGCTCCAACCGGAATTCTCCAAAGCACGGAGGACGCTCTCACGTACGACCTCATCACCTCGTCCCACACCGCAGCTCGAGGCTCAGCACCACCGCAGCTCCaggctctgctgcagtgacGGGTCCAGgtggagtggggttcaaacaTCGAATGAAAGAGCAAGAGGAGTACATCAGAGACTGGACAGCACACAGCGAGGAAATAGCCAG GATCAGCCAGGACTTGGCCAAGGACTTGGCCATCTTGGCCCGTGAGATCCATGATGTGGCCGGCGAGATCGACTCAGTCAGCTCATCTGGCACAGCGCCCAGCACCACCGTCAGCACTGCCGCCACCACCCCGGGATCAGCTATCGACACCCGGGAAGAG TTGGTAGATCGGGTGTTTGATGAGAGCCTCAACTTCAGGAAGATTCCGCCTGTGATTTCAACCAAGGCACCAGAGATCAATGGTAAGCCGGTGGAGCTCCGCCCCCGTGCTCCTGACAGTCTGGAGCCCCGAGCTCTGAGGAGACGCACCTGGAACCGAGAAGAG GCGGTGTTGGACAGCCTGCTGCTCAATTCAGTTTCTCAACTGTCCACTAAGATCAGACACTCTGTCGATAAAACCGCAGGAAAAATCAG GATTTTGTTTAAGGATAAGGACAGAAACTGGGATGAAATTGAGAATAAACTGCGATCAGAAAGTGACATACCACTCCTGAAAACCTCCAACAAG GAGATTTCCTCAATTCTGCTTGAACTGAAGAGAGTTGAGAAGCAGCTTCAAG tgatCAATGTCATGGTAGACCCAGATGGGACTCTGGATGCCCTGGCCAGTCTCGGCCTGACCAGCCCCACCACCCCTACCAAGCCCCAAGCCGCCAAAATCACTTCCCCCTGTGCCACCAACCCCGGGTCCGTGCAACCAGCCAAAGAATCGCTGCCGCAGATCCTTCCTGGGCCTGGAGGATCAGCAACCTCCGCCAGAGTTCAGGCATCTTCTCCCAGCACAGAGGAAACTGCCCAAGAACCCAGTGTGGGTCTGGGGATAACAGGAGTCGGAGGACTGCCCTTCAACCGCATGCGTCCGAGCGGAGAGGAGGCCATCGCACAGAAGTGA
- the cep170aa gene encoding centrosomal protein of 170 kDa isoform X3: MSVTSWFLVSSGGTRHRLPREMIFVGRDDCELMLQSRSVDKQHAVINYEAGTDEHKVKDLGSLNGTFVNDVRIQEQMYITLKMEDKLRFGYDTNLFTVVRGELTVPEEALKHEKFTSGLQLSKKPSNGETTTTTTTSKSPTKTPTKTAKSPSGGTPRPGESRATDGVTPFKEPPGDATALPRGTPLYGQPSWWGDGDADDENSFKQETKSSTKKHDSSISDSKEARRGEKAKEDGLHASTTHDSSYFEIPTKEGHMANNGIHEIPTKDTEGSTTHTTTAQGHASFTIEFDNTSPGKVTIKDHVSKFTSEHHRSRSKKSGAGSGGAGGRDLSTLQAAMMASESKVADWLAQNDPTLVRSESTEDDSKSIKSDVPVHLKRLKGSKHEDGTQSDSENGLGLRFANRRHALEERLKAAHSHVGGGGGAGGTGGGNVTVSGTRTTGTRTAFMIEFYDEENPRKRRSYSFSQTAPLLGGGAGGEGLCPQPPSHPKVFSISTSATTASDSGKAPAPIPATVAVGAPTAARVLLKQRSEDPSISRSSASTGLATGSPTSPSEDASVVGKGAGTAGGEAEDDHSDKGTYTIELENRNPEEEEARRMIDKVFGVQQSQDSSVLSDLKREGKGKETGETGKEALPGDSSWVSQWASLAANHTRTDPEGSGAETAAFLHKERGADAFESTASLSRGESSSSLTDRKRRTLPQLPVDDPRAKSSTKALRSEIGEKQDTEPQEKENKGDGESPTLKEDSEMTSKRKQSSTSSPCKAPLRTSGSTERRKRSEERKGGGGEGGEKSGKPLVRQGSFTIEKPSANVPAELIPRINRGGSGRERSDSVGSMDTATLLKDTEAVMAFLEAKLRDENKLDQKSSKTGITTQGSGSGLPPRTDSISPESDVDTASTASHVAGEAERKAAAGGVQKRRSLSSMHREKSNMSTASKTSVTNASARERLERKTKTRTVDATSRTDARRSVQPSSASSRARQPSLDLTDDDQTSSFPISDILSSDQETYSGPLGHSALGRGLDDALHSKLDSRSAKTSTSGSAKTSRTLQAATTSSLNKQASLPQPRPTRASLLRRARLGDTSDTDLADADRVSVASEVSTTSSTSKPPSGRKGMSRLDMLAQPRRNRLGSISARSDSECTVTRSSTSSPRLSAETALRLGLRSSTPTENRLTPRMRANSVSKLNETKTKTTTSGYCSPTVSSSSRWRRLPPEYGSTSEEEFGSNRNSPKHGGRSHVRPHHLVPHRSSRLSTTAAPGSAAVTGPGGVGFKHRMKEQEEYIRDWTAHSEEIARLFPCVRRISQDLAKDLAILAREIHDVAGEIDSVSSSGTAPSTTVSTAATTPGSAIDTREEVGPARSTQPDIQESMRKLVDRVFDESLNFRKIPPVISTKAPEINGKPVELRPRAPDSLEPRALRRRTWNREEAVLDSLLLNSVSQLSTKIRHSVDKTAGKIRILFKDKDRNWDEIENKLRSESDIPLLKTSNKEISSILLELKRVEKQLQVINVMVDPDGTLDALASLGLTSPTTPTKPQAAKITSPCATNPGSVQPAKESLPQILPGPGGSATSARVQASSPSTEETAQEPSVGLGITGVGGLPFNRMRPSGEEAIAQK, from the exons ATGAGTGTGACCTCCTGGTTCCTGGTGAGCAGCGGGGGTACTCGCCACCGACTCCCCCGTGAAATGATCTTTGTTGGCCGGGATGACTGTGAGCTAATGCTACAG tCCCGCAGTGTGGATAAGCAGCATGCAGTCATCAACTATGAGGCTGGGACTGATGAACACAAGGTCAAGGACCTGGGCAGCCTGAACGGG ACCTTTGTAAATGATGTCCGCATCCAGGAGCAGATGTATATCACTCTGAAGATGGAGGACAAGCTGAGGTTTGGATATG ATACCAACCTATTCACGGTGGTGAGAGGAGAGCTCACTGTGCCAGAGGAGGCTCTAAAG CATGAAAAGTTCACCAGCGGCCTCCAGCTCAGCAAGAAGCCATCCAATGGTGAAACCACAACCACCACAACCACAAGCAAGTCTCCCACGAAGACCCCAACAAAAACAGCGAAGTCTCCCAGTGGTGGCACCCCAAGGCCAGGGGAGAGCAGAGCAACGGATGGGGTCACACCCTTCAAAGAGCCACCAG GGGACGCTACAGCGCTGCCTCGCGGGACGCCTCTGTACGGCCAGCCGTCTTGGTGGGGGGACGGGGATGCAGATGATGAGAACTCcttcaaacaggaaacaaagtcATCCACGAAAAAACATGACAGCTCCATTTCAG ACAGCAAAGAGGCACGTCGAGGGGAGAAGGCTAAAGAGGACGGCCTTCATGCGTCCACCACGCATGATTCCAGTTACTTTGAAATCCCTACCAAGGAGGGTCACATGGCCAATAACGGCATCCATGAGATTCCCACTAAAGACACAGAGGGCAGTACCACTCACACCACTACAG CTCAAGGTCACGCTTCCTTCACCATAGAGTTTGACAACACTTCTCCAGGGAAAGTCACCATTAAAGACCATGTGTCAAAGTTCACATCTGAACACCACAGATCTCGCTCCAAAAAGAGTGGAGCAGGAAGTGGAGGTGCAGGAGGGAGGGACTTGAGCACACTTCAGGCGGCCATGATGGCATCAGAAAGCAAAGTGGCTGATTGGCTGGCCCAGAACGACCCCACTCTAGTGCGCAGCGAGTCAACAGAGGACGACAGCAAGAGCATCAAGAGCGACGTGCCGGTCCATCTGAAACGACTGAAAG GCAGCAAGCATGAGGATGGCACCCAGAGTGACTCTGAGAATGGACTGGGCCTGCGTTTTGCCAACCGCCGCCATGCCCTCGAGGAACGTCTAAAAGCAGCGCACAGCCacgtgggaggaggaggaggagcaggaggaacaggaggtgGTAACGTAACAGTGAGCGGGACCCGAACAACCGGCACCCGCACTGCCTTCATGATCGAGTTCTACGACGAGGAAAACCCTCGCAAGCGCCGGTCGTACTCATTTTCTCAGACTGCACCCCTGCTGGGgggaggagctggtggagaggGACTGTGTCCTCAGCCTCCGTCTCACCCCAAGGTGTTCAGCATTTCCACGTCTGCTACTACAGCCTCAGATTCAG GAAAAGCCCCAGCTCCAATACCGGCTACAGTGGCTGTAGGTGCCCCTACAGCTGCCCGCGTGCTGCTCAAGCAGAGGTCTGAGGACCCAAGTATCAGTCGGAGCTCAGCCAGTACAGGGCTGGCGACAGGTAGCCCCACCAGCCCCAGCGAGGACGCCTCGGTCGTGGGGAAAGGAGCGGggacagctggaggagaggcagaggatgACCACAGTGATAAGGGGACGTACACTATCGAACTGGAGAACAGGAacccagaggaagaggaggccagGCGCATGATAGACAAG GTGTTTGGTGTTCAGCAGAGCCAAGACTCATCTGTTCTGTCTGACctgaaaagagaaggaaaaggaaaggagactggggagacagggaaagag GCTCTTCCTGGTGACTCGAGCTGGGTCTCTCAGTGGGCCAGTCTAGCTGCCAATCATACCAGGACAGACCCAGAGGGATCAGGAGCAGAGACAGCCGCCTTCCTGCACAAAGAGAGAG GAGCTGATGCGTTTGAGTCCACTGCGTCCCTCAGCAGAGGTGAATCCTCCTCCAGTCTGACAGACCGTAAGCGCAGGACCCTCCCCCAGCTCCCTGTGGATGACCCCCGGGCTAAATCCAGCACCAAAGCCCTGAGGTCTGAGATTGGGGAGAAGCAGGACACTGAACCCCAGGAAAAAGAGAACAAGGGCGACGGGGAGTCCCCAACTCTCAAGGAGGACAGTGAGATGACCAGTAAACGGAAACAAAGCTCCACTTCCTCTCCATGCAAGGCTCCTCTCCGGACCTCTGGCAGCACTGAACGGAggaagaggtcagaggagaggaaaggaggaggaggagaaggaggagagaagtcTGGGAAGCCTCTAGTGCGCCAGGGCAGCTTCACTATTGAAAAGCCCAGCGCTAATGTCCCTGCAGAGCTCATCCCACGCATCAACAGAGGTGGCAGTGGGCGCGAACGCAGTGACTCTGTGGGTAGCATGGATACTGCTACACTCCTGAAAGACACTGAAGCTGTCATGGCATTCCTGGAGGCTAAACTAAGAGATGAAAATAAACTAGACCAGAAAAGTAGTAAAACTGGCATCACCACTCAGGGTTCAGGTTCTGGCCTCCCGCCTCGGACTGACTCCATCTCTCCTGAGTCAGATGTGGACACGGCCAGCACAGCTAGTCATGTGGCTGGAGAGGCTGAAAGGAAAGCAGCCGCTGGTGGTGTACAAAAACGGCGTTCCCTCAGCAGCATGCACCGGGAGAAGAGCAACATGAGCACAGCTTCCAAGACAAGTGTCACTAATGCAAGTGCCCGAGAGCGCTTGGAGAGGAAGACTAAAACAAGAACTGTGGACGCGACAAGCCGGACCGATGCACGCCGCTCTGTTCAGCcgtcctctgcctcctccagagCACGCCAGCCTTCACTGGATCTCACTGATGACGACCAGACTTCTTCCTTCCCCATCTCTGACATCTTGTCCTCAGACCAGGAGACCTACTCTGGACCGTTGGGGCACTCAGCACTTGGACGTGGCTTAGATGATGCCCTCCATTCCAAACTCGATAGCAGGTCTGCTAAGACCTCCACCAGTGGTTCAGCTAAAACCAGCCGTACTCTCCAGGCAgccaccacctcctctctgaacAAGCAGGCCTCACTGCCTCAGCCGCGGCCCACAAGAGCCTCCCTTCTTCGCCGTGCCCGCCTTGGGGATACATCTGACACAGACCTAGCTGATGCAGACAGGGTGTCTGTGGCCTCTGAGGTTTCCACCACCAGCTCCACCTCTAAGCCGCCATCTGGTCGGAAGGGAATGTCACGACTGGACATGCTGGCTCAGCCGCGTAGGAATCGTCTGGGCTCCATCTCAGCCCGCAGTGACTCAGAGTGCACGGTGACCCGGAGCTCCACCTCTTCACCCCGCCTGTCAGCTGAGACTGCTCTGCGTCTGGGCTTGCGCTCATCAACGCCCACAGAGAACAGACTGACACCCAGGATGAGGGCCAACAGCGTGTCCAAACTGAACGAGACCAAGACTAAGACCACTACATCTGGATACTGCTCACCCACAG TGTCCAGTAGCAGCAGGTGGAGACGTCTGCCACCAGAATACGGCTCCACCTCAGAGGAAGAGTTTGGCTCCAACCGGAATTCTCCAAAGCACGGAGGACGCTCTCACGTACGACCTCATCACCTCGTCCCACACCGCAGCTCGAGGCTCAGCACCACCGCAGCTCCaggctctgctgcagtgacGGGTCCAGgtggagtggggttcaaacaTCGAATGAAAGAGCAAGAGGAGTACATCAGAGACTGGACAGCACACAGCGAGGAAATAGCCAG GTTATTCCCCTGTGTGCGCAGGATCAGCCAGGACTTGGCCAAGGACTTGGCCATCTTGGCCCGTGAGATCCATGATGTGGCCGGCGAGATCGACTCAGTCAGCTCATCTGGCACAGCGCCCAGCACCACCGTCAGCACTGCCGCCACCACCCCGGGATCAGCTATCGACACCCGGGAAGAGGTAGGCCCTGCACGTTCCACGCAGCCGGACATACAGGAGAGCATGAGAAAG TTGGTAGATCGGGTGTTTGATGAGAGCCTCAACTTCAGGAAGATTCCGCCTGTGATTTCAACCAAGGCACCAGAGATCAATGGTAAGCCGGTGGAGCTCCGCCCCCGTGCTCCTGACAGTCTGGAGCCCCGAGCTCTGAGGAGACGCACCTGGAACCGAGAAGAG GCGGTGTTGGACAGCCTGCTGCTCAATTCAGTTTCTCAACTGTCCACTAAGATCAGACACTCTGTCGATAAAACCGCAGGAAAAATCAG GATTTTGTTTAAGGATAAGGACAGAAACTGGGATGAAATTGAGAATAAACTGCGATCAGAAAGTGACATACCACTCCTGAAAACCTCCAACAAG GAGATTTCCTCAATTCTGCTTGAACTGAAGAGAGTTGAGAAGCAGCTTCAAG tgatCAATGTCATGGTAGACCCAGATGGGACTCTGGATGCCCTGGCCAGTCTCGGCCTGACCAGCCCCACCACCCCTACCAAGCCCCAAGCCGCCAAAATCACTTCCCCCTGTGCCACCAACCCCGGGTCCGTGCAACCAGCCAAAGAATCGCTGCCGCAGATCCTTCCTGGGCCTGGAGGATCAGCAACCTCCGCCAGAGTTCAGGCATCTTCTCCCAGCACAGAGGAAACTGCCCAAGAACCCAGTGTGGGTCTGGGGATAACAGGAGTCGGAGGACTGCCCTTCAACCGCATGCGTCCGAGCGGAGAGGAGGCCATCGCACAGAAGTGA